A window from Setaria italica strain Yugu1 chromosome VIII, Setaria_italica_v2.0, whole genome shotgun sequence encodes these proteins:
- the LOC105914902 gene encoding uncharacterized protein LOC105914902, with amino-acid sequence MTSSSSSSSTTGAISHPSSGANGDSVAAPLFAAYASVNVKQHVPNALSLERPNYSKWQAFFTALCGKYGLLGHIDGTVAARPTDPLWSQPDACIRGWMYGSVDDTVLDLAMEPEQDARALWVSIENLFQANKESRAVVLEQEFHNLSQGDLSVDAYAQQMKRTADALREVGHTISPAQLVLNLLRGLNSRFANTADIISNTSPLPDFKSATNMLRVKELRLGTEAKTASASALAASTTSSCTSPSCQSTPSASTNRGGGGKGRSGKGKGGRGGNGGGGSSGGGRHQQQGGPGGGGRNQQHGGSFGGRQPAGPWVCYNPWAAPWPPQQQQQWGAPPAPPPQAHTAFAPPQFSAAGGPPAYGPPGHWDSASLIAALNQMAIQGGSAPWLTRDNNCSIEFDAYGFSVKDLQTKTVLLRCNSNGDLYTIPHDMPPRCHVATVSPELWHSRLGHPSPAVVNALTKLSAIQCR; translated from the exons ATGACGTCGTCGTCGAGTTCCTCCTCCACGACCGGCGCCATCAGCCACCCGTCGTCCGGCGCCAATGGGGATTCCGTCGCTGCTCCTCTCTTCGCCGCCTACGCCTCTGTCAACGTGAAGCAGCACGTCCCCAACGCGCTCAGCCTCGAGCGCCCGAACTACTCCAAGTGGCAGGCGTTCTTCACCGCCCTCTGCGGCAAGTACGGGCTGCTCGGCCACATCGATGGCACGGTGGCCGCGCGTCCGACTGACCCCCTGTGGTCTCAGCCCGACGCCTGCATCCGCGGCTGGATGTACGGCTCCGTCGACGACACCGTCCTTGACCTCGCCATGGAGCCTGAACAGGATGCACGCGCTCTGTGGGTCTCCATCGAGAACTTGTTCCAGGCGAACAAGGAGTCCCGCGCCGTCGTCCTCGAGCAGGAGTTCCACAATCTGTCccagggcgacctctccgtCGATGCTTACGCCCAGCAGATGAAGCGCACCGCTGATGCCCTCCGGGAGGTCGGTCACACCATCTCCCCCGCGCAGCTCGTGCTCAATCTCCTGCGTGGCCTCAACTCCCGCTTCGCCAACACTGCCGACATCATCTCCAACACGTCGCCGCTTCCCGACTTCAAGTCTGCCACCAACATGCTCCGCGTCAAGGAGCTCCGCCTTGGCACCGAGGCCAAGACGGCCTCGGCTTCCGCTCTGgcagcctccaccacctcctcctgcaCGTCGCCATCCTGCCAGTCCACCCCTTCTGCGTCCACCAATCGTGGGGGCGGTGGCAAGGGCAGGAGTGGCAAGGGCAAGGGCGGCCGTGgtggcaacggcggcggtggcagcagcggcggtgggCGCCACCAGCAGCAAGGTGGccctggcggcggtggccgcaaCCAGCAGCACGGCGGCAGTTTCGGCGGGCGTCAGCCGGCCGGCCCCTGGGTTTGCTACAACCCTTGGGCTGCTCCGTGGCctccccagcagcagcagcagtggggTGCGCCACCTGCGCCTCCTCCACAGGCACACACCGCCTTCGCGCCTCCGCAGTTCTCCGCTGCCGGCGGTCCTCCGGCGTACGGGCCTCCGGGCCACTGGGACTCGGCAAGCTTGATTGCCGCCCTCAACCAGATGGCGATCCAGGGCGGGTCTGCACCCTGG CTTACTCGCGACAATAATTGTTCCATTGAGTTTGACGCCTATGGTTTTTCTGTTAAGGATCTGCAGACCAAGACGGTCCTTCTTCGGTGCAATAGCAATGGGGATCTCTACACCATTCCACATGACATGCCACCTCGCTGCCATGTCGCCACCGTCTCCCCGGAGTTATGGCACTCCCGCCTCGGTCATCCTTCACCTGCCGTCGTCAACGCTCTTACTAAGCTCTCAGCTATCCAGT GCAGATAA
- the LOC101770511 gene encoding disease resistance protein RPM1 — MAEAVVGVLLGKLSVALMNEAATYASSIICKESSELKALFGEIRKAEGELEIMKAYLHDSEKLKDTNEIAGIFVNKIRDLAFRIEDVVDEFAYKIEDNKQEGFRAKMKKMLKNGKTWRRLALELRDINCKLEDAAKRKDLYAMPGMERGARDCDHHARTTNQTSCFARDEDLVGIQDNAEKLKRWLVGDFEERYKIATVWGMGGVGKTSLVDYVYRIVKVEFDAAAWITVSKSYKVEELLRKVAREFGITIDVSNMELRSLVEVIRSHLKGKRYILVLDDIWEKDLWINKIMDVFPTNWVSRFVFTSRKYEVASLATRNCAVKLDPMGENHSWKLFCRLAFRNNDEKSCPTELHDLAMKFLRKCEGLPIAIACIGRLLSCKPSTLTEWNNVYEELELQSTNNVIPGVDTILKVSLEDLPYELKNCFLHCAIFPEDCLLKRKRLIRHWITAGFIKKKESKTLEEVAEGCLNELVNRSLLQVVKKNEFGRVKCCRMHDIIHHLALEKAKEECFGKVYEGPETFSVDSTRRLSIQSTNIEPLCQSGVTHLRAIHAFTSDVDIDLLRPIFMSSHLLSTLDLQGTKIKMLPNEVFNLFNLRFLGLRYTEIEILPKALGRLKNLEVLDALFTPLLSLPEEVAKLQRLWFLYACTLHKERTLQRYGGIKVPRTIRNLTGLHAMETIEATLETLCDVASLTELRAFSVCDVKSEHSLNLCRAIMNMSHLVHLSIAALDENQVLPLEALCLPGTLSKLVLQGWLEKKRMPRILSSWLHLNNLSKLSLIFSKLDEDSFSSLKVLGGLCYLELVKAYDGKKLFFSALSFPRLRRLAIWSAQQLNRVEIEEGALESLEELMFTDCPELNCLPYGIEFLKDLEELRLEDTAEELIEKLRQESRGHQDNEELVKISHVRKVVIILSEKNIRERIR; from the coding sequence ATGGCGGAGGCTGTTGTTGGAGTGCTACTCGGCAAGCTCAGTGTGGCCCTGATGAACGAGGCAGCAACCTATGCTTCATCCATCATTTGCAAGGAATCTTCTGAGCTCAAGGCTCTCTTTGGGGAGATCCGCAAAGCTGAGGGTGAGCTCGAGATCATGAAGGCATACCTGCATGACTCAGAGAAGCTCAAGGATACCAACGAGATTGCTGGCATCTTTGTCAATAAGATTCGAGATCTAGCTTTCCGGATTGAGGATGTGGTCGATGAGTTTGCATACAAGATTGAGGACAACAAGCAAGAAGGGTTTAGAGCCAAGATGAAAAAAATGCTTAAGAACGGCAAGACTTGGCGCCGTTTAGCTCTTGAGCTCCGCGATATCAATTGCAAGCTTGAAGATGCTGCAAAAAGGAAGGACCTTTATGCCATGCCAGGGATGGAAAGAGGTGCTAGAGACTGTGACCATCATGCTAGAACTACCAATCAAACTTCATGTTTTGCAAGGGACGAGGATCTTGTAGGTATTCAGGATAATGCAGAAAAGCTTAAGCGGTGGTTAGTAGGTGATTTTGAAGAAAGGTACAAAATCGCCACTGTTTGGGGGATGGGTGGCGTAGGTAAAACTAGTCTAGTTGATTATGTCTATAGGATTGTGAAAGTGGAGTTTGATGCTGCTGCATGGATAACAGTGTCAAAAAGTTACAAAGTTGAGGAGTTGCTGAGGAAGGTTGCTAGAGAGTTTGGCATTACAATTGACGTCAGCAACATGGAACTGAGAAGCCTAGTTGAGGTCATTCGTAGCCATCTTAAAGGTAAAAGGTATATTTTAGTTCTGGATGATATCTGGGAAAAAGATTTATGGATCAATAAAATCATGGATGTCTTTCCGACAAACTGGGTCAGCCGATTTGTTTTCACATCAAGAAAATACGAAGTTGCATCATTAGCAACCCGTAACTGTGCAGTTAAGCTAGATCCTATGGGAGAAAATCACTCTTGGAAGTTGTTTTGCAGGTTAGCTTTCCGGAATAATGATGAGAAAAGTTGCCCTACAGAGTTACATGATTTGGCCATGAAGTTCTTACGGAAGTGTGAAGGGTTGCCTATTGCTATTGCATGCATAGGTCGTTTATTGTCCTGCAAACCCTCGACCTTAACTGAATGGAACAATGTTTACGAGGAGTTAGAATTACAGTCGACTAATAATGTTATTCCTGGAGTTGATACTATTCTTAAAGTTAGCTTGGAGGACCTTCCATATGAATTGAAGAACTGCTTCTTGCATTGTGCAATATTTCCAGAGGATTGTTTATTGAAGAGAAAGCGGTTAATAAGGCATTGGATTACTGCTGGATTcataaagaaaaaggaaagtaaGACACTCGAAGAAGTGGCAGAGGGGTGCTTGAATGAGCTTGTAAACCGAAGTTTACTACAAGTCGTGAAGAAGAATGAGTTTGGACGAGTGAAATGTTGTCGAATGCATGATATCATCCACCATCTTGCCCTTGAAAAAGCAAAGGAAGAATGCTTTGGTAAAGTTTATGAGGGCCCGGAGACATTTTCAGTAGACAGCACACGACGATTATCTATACAGAGCACCAATATTGAACCTCTATGTCAATCTGGTGTAACACATCTCCGTGCAATTCATGCTTTCACAAGTGACGTCGATATTGATTTGCTGAGGCCTATCTTTATGTCTTCCCATTTGTTGTCAACATTAGATCTGCAAGGTACTAAAATCAAAATGTTGCCTAATGAGGTCTTCAACTTGTTCAATCTGCGATTTTTGGGTCTCAGATATACTGAAATTGAAATTCTACCAAAGGCATTAGGAAGACTTAAAAACTTAGAAGTACTGGATGCCTTGTTTACTCCTCTGCTCTCTTTACCAGAGGAAGTAGCGAAACTACAGAGGCTTTGGTTCCTCTACGCATGTACACTGCACAAGGAACGAACTCTTCAACGTTATGGTGGAATTAAAGTGCCTAGGACCATAAGGAACTTAACCGGACTGCATGCTATGGAAACTATTGAAGCAACATTAGAAACTCTATGCGATGTTGCATCTTTGACTGAATTAAGAGCATTTTCTGTTTGCGATGTGAAAAGTGAACACTCTTTAAACCTTTGCAGAGCTATAATGAACATGAGCCATCTGGTTCATCTGTCCATTGCAGCATTAGACGAAAATCAAGTATTACCTTTGGAAGCACTCTGTTTGCCCGGAACACTTTCTAAACTTGTATTGCAAGGGTGGCTGGAAAAGAAACGGATGCCTAGGATTCTCTCATCCTGGTTACACCTTAACAATCTCTCTAAACTGTCTCTTATATTCTCCAAACTTGATGAAGACTCATTTTCTAGTCTCAAGGTATTAGGTGGTTTATGCTACCTTGAACTGGTTAAGGCTTATGATGGGAAGAAATTGTTCTTTTCTGCATTGTCATTTCCTAGGCTCCGCCGACTAGCAATATGGAGTGCTCAGCAGCTGAACCGAGTTGAAATTGAAGAAGGCGCACTGGAATCCCTTGAAGAGCTAATGTTTACAGACTGCCCAGAATTGAATTGTCTCCCTTATGGCATTGAGTTCCTCAAAGACCTTGAAGAATTACGTTTGGAAGACACTGCAGAGGAGCTCATAGAGAAGCTTAGGCAGGAAAGTAGAGGACATCAAGACAATGAAGAACTTGTGAAGATTAGCCATGTTAGAAAGgttgttattatattatcagaGAAAAAcatacgggaaagaattcgtTGA